Proteins from a genomic interval of Bacillota bacterium:
- a CDS encoding GNAT family N-acetyltransferase produces the protein MAPAFLEEIRDLPSKVVAEFKEFENLKVYLVQDFNLRLLTRMVNFGLDIFGELGTDEWGLVPQIRHGNVFLLKEEDKKRIIGLAILMRDWEDLDKAYLFDFAIADDFRGRGLGYHFLVVICQNLKDQGFKRLSLTVDVNNKAAVHLYRDKLGFQIARTSDDEYGKGHDRHIMELHLTDAPKPQH, from the coding sequence GTGGCGCCCGCGTTTCTCGAGGAGATCCGCGACCTACCGAGCAAGGTGGTCGCGGAGTTCAAGGAATTCGAGAATCTCAAGGTCTACCTGGTTCAGGACTTTAACCTGAGGTTGCTTACCCGGATGGTCAACTTCGGGCTCGACATCTTCGGCGAACTGGGCACCGACGAATGGGGCCTGGTCCCGCAGATCAGGCACGGCAACGTCTTTCTCCTCAAGGAGGAAGACAAGAAGCGGATCATCGGCCTGGCCATCTTGATGCGCGATTGGGAGGACCTCGATAAGGCCTATCTCTTCGACTTCGCCATCGCCGACGACTTCCGAGGGCGCGGTCTGGGCTACCATTTCCTCGTCGTCATCTGCCAGAATCTCAAGGATCAGGGGTTCAAGCGATTGAGCCTGACCGTCGACGTGAACAACAAGGCGGCCGTCCATCTTTATCGGGACAAGTTGGGCTTTCAGATCGCCCGGACCAGCGATGACGAGTACGGGAAGGGTCACGACCGGCACATCATGGAACTTCACCTGACCGACGCCCCGAAGCCCCAGCACTGA
- a CDS encoding GyrI-like domain-containing protein — protein MPKTDLKKELKQLYFPSSKECVMVEVPAMNFLMVHGAGSPEGSPEFREAMGALYPVAYTLKFILKKSATPVPDSVIMPLEGLWWADDMEAFDPTGAEAHRKDQWKWTVMIMQPSHITAEMVETAKAEIRAKAKKGKPIPPALDRLTFERFEEGLSAQIMHLGPYSAEAPTIQRLHAFIRELGRELRGKHHEIYLGDPRRGDPAKLKTVIRQPVR, from the coding sequence GTGCCCAAGACCGATCTCAAGAAGGAGCTCAAGCAGCTCTACTTTCCCTCGTCCAAGGAGTGCGTCATGGTCGAGGTCCCGGCGATGAACTTCCTGATGGTCCACGGGGCCGGCAGCCCGGAGGGATCGCCGGAATTCCGGGAGGCCATGGGGGCGCTCTACCCGGTGGCCTACACCCTGAAGTTCATCCTCAAGAAATCGGCCACGCCCGTGCCTGACAGCGTGATCATGCCCCTGGAGGGCTTGTGGTGGGCGGATGATATGGAAGCGTTCGACCCAACCGGGGCCGAGGCCCACCGCAAGGACCAGTGGAAATGGACGGTCATGATCATGCAGCCCTCGCACATCACCGCGGAGATGGTCGAGACGGCCAAGGCGGAGATCCGGGCCAAGGCCAAGAAGGGCAAGCCGATCCCGCCGGCGCTGGATCGGCTCACCTTTGAGCGTTTCGAAGAGGGGCTCTCGGCCCAGATCATGCACCTCGGCCCCTACTCCGCCGAGGCTCCGACCATCCAACGCCTCCACGCCTTCATCCGCGAGCTGGGCCGCGAGCTTCGCGGCAAGCACCACGAGATCTACCTCGGCGACCCGCGGCGGGGAGACCCGGCCAAGCTGAAGACGGTCATCCGGCAGCCGGTCCGATGA
- a CDS encoding MoaD/ThiS family protein — protein MVNRQKREVPDGCTVRELVVSLGYEPTKVSVWIGGRQIWQREYDTLRPTEGVEVRIIRPIAGG, from the coding sequence GTGGTCAATCGCCAGAAACGCGAAGTCCCGGACGGCTGCACCGTCCGGGAACTTGTCGTCAGTCTGGGCTATGAGCCGACCAAGGTCAGCGTCTGGATCGGCGGCCGGCAGATCTGGCAGCGCGAGTATGACACGTTGCGCCCGACCGAGGGAGTCGAGGTCCGGATCATCCGACCGATCGCCGGGGGGTGA
- a CDS encoding crosslink repair DNA glycosylase YcaQ family protein, whose translation MRPLAVTAIAARRALLAQHGLLNAPDAGITPWRRELKGRAGTIEALGRLRCVQVDPVSAVERNHHLVMYNRVGSYRPSQLDNLFPAGLAFEYLANARCILPLELFPGFWPLMRMIARNGRKERRRLWASLLEVAGRVRDHGPVQPRHVGNQGPRLMGMGYHTPDESSKASGRAIDLLWVAGDLVISRRRGLEKSYDFPERVLPPELLAALDPAPHRDEHGLLDCWPEAGGRRRKGGVGAEGPSRPWSAPHAGAEGRAHGAADWLLDLYIQAYQVFEAGDFRLGWQKHGADRRRELLAERVKDGRLVELAIEGVKRPYYATPEAADLAARADAWEVEPEVRFIPPLDNLLWRRRRVADLFAFDYTWEVYRKPEVRRYGYYTMPILYGDRLVGRLDPKLDREHGRLVVQMMQFEPGTRLGKRDRARIEAELDRFARFHGAKSWTLAGRISAGASGRRSGEVP comes from the coding sequence ATGAGACCCCTGGCGGTCACCGCGATCGCGGCGCGCCGCGCCTTGCTGGCCCAGCACGGGCTCCTGAACGCCCCGGACGCCGGGATCACCCCCTGGCGGCGGGAACTCAAGGGCCGAGCGGGGACCATCGAGGCCCTCGGGCGCCTGCGCTGCGTCCAGGTGGACCCGGTCAGCGCGGTCGAGCGCAACCACCACCTGGTGATGTACAACCGGGTGGGCTCCTATCGTCCGTCTCAACTGGACAACCTCTTCCCCGCCGGACTGGCCTTCGAGTACCTGGCCAACGCCCGATGCATTCTGCCGTTGGAGCTGTTCCCGGGGTTCTGGCCGCTGATGCGGATGATCGCCCGCAACGGCCGCAAGGAACGCCGACGCCTCTGGGCCAGCCTCCTCGAGGTGGCCGGCCGGGTCCGCGACCACGGCCCGGTCCAGCCCCGCCACGTGGGCAACCAGGGGCCGCGCCTGATGGGCATGGGCTACCACACCCCCGACGAGTCCTCGAAGGCCAGCGGGCGGGCTATCGACCTCCTCTGGGTGGCCGGTGACCTGGTCATCAGCCGTCGGCGGGGGCTGGAGAAGAGCTATGACTTCCCCGAGCGCGTCCTCCCCCCGGAGCTGCTGGCCGCCCTTGACCCGGCCCCCCATCGCGATGAACACGGCCTGCTCGACTGCTGGCCCGAGGCGGGCGGCAGGAGGCGGAAGGGCGGGGTCGGCGCGGAGGGACCGTCGCGCCCGTGGTCGGCTCCACACGCCGGGGCTGAGGGGCGCGCCCATGGAGCCGCCGACTGGCTCCTCGACCTCTACATCCAGGCCTACCAGGTCTTCGAGGCCGGCGATTTCCGCCTCGGCTGGCAGAAGCACGGGGCCGACCGTCGCCGCGAGCTGCTGGCCGAGCGGGTCAAGGACGGCCGCCTGGTCGAGCTGGCCATCGAGGGCGTGAAGCGGCCTTACTACGCCACCCCGGAAGCGGCCGATCTCGCCGCCCGGGCCGACGCCTGGGAAGTCGAACCCGAGGTCCGTTTCATCCCTCCCCTCGACAATCTGCTCTGGCGGCGCCGGCGGGTAGCCGACCTGTTCGCCTTCGACTACACATGGGAGGTCTATCGAAAACCGGAGGTCCGCCGGTACGGATACTATACGATGCCGATCCTCTACGGTGACCGACTGGTCGGGCGGCTCGACCCGAAGCTCGACCGGGAGCACGGCCGGCTGGTCGTCCAGATGATGCAGTTCGAGCCCGGCACGCGCTTGGGTAAGCGCGACCGGGCCCGAATCGAGGCGGAGCTTGATCGATTCGCCAGGTTTCACGGGGCGAAGAGTTGGACGTTGGCCGGCCGCATCAGTGCTGGGGCTTCGGGGCGTCGGTCAGGTGAAGTTCCATGA
- a CDS encoding flavodoxin family protein yields MVKVLGISGSPRRGATAYSVQEALKAAAEVPGVETRFISLAGKTIKPCVHCDFCVRNKQLCRIKDDMAGLYEAVLWADAYIVGSPVYNMTITSQLQAFFNRWRPLHHVQNGVLHNRVGGAIAVGGSRNGGQELTASALIHILLSRGLVVLGGGGFDCYSGAYVVSHDRLAEGAKEDEIGMDSARKLGRRVAELATWIKAGRAEGGMP; encoded by the coding sequence CTGGTCAAGGTCCTAGGTATTAGCGGCAGCCCGCGCCGGGGCGCCACCGCCTACAGCGTTCAAGAGGCGCTCAAGGCGGCGGCTGAAGTCCCCGGCGTTGAGACCAGGTTCATCAGTCTGGCTGGGAAGACCATCAAGCCCTGCGTGCACTGCGACTTCTGCGTCCGGAACAAGCAACTCTGCCGGATCAAGGACGACATGGCGGGCCTCTACGAGGCGGTCCTCTGGGCCGACGCCTACATCGTCGGGTCGCCGGTCTACAACATGACCATCACCAGCCAACTCCAGGCGTTCTTCAACCGGTGGAGACCGCTCCACCATGTTCAGAATGGAGTCTTGCACAACCGGGTGGGCGGAGCGATCGCCGTCGGCGGCTCCCGCAACGGGGGCCAGGAGCTGACGGCCTCGGCCCTGATCCACATCCTCCTGTCCCGCGGGCTGGTGGTCCTCGGCGGGGGAGGCTTCGACTGCTACAGCGGAGCCTACGTGGTCTCCCACGATCGTCTCGCCGAAGGGGCCAAGGAAGACGAGATCGGCATGGACTCAGCCCGCAAGCTTGGACGCCGGGTCGCCGAGTTGGCCACCTGGATCAAGGCTGGGCGGGCGGAGGGAGGGATGCCGTAA